From one Caldithrix abyssi DSM 13497 genomic stretch:
- a CDS encoding TonB-dependent receptor — protein sequence MKKVILIVAAVIVGLLSGHALAQNTGKIVGQVTDAGSGEPLPGCNVYIAGLSLGASTDQDGYYVILNVPPGVYDVHASMIGYTEQVQKGVRVMSNLTARVNFKLAQQILEGEQITVVAYKTPPVQKDLTYKIQAVTADEISQVPLSTMKDILVQQAGVVPQLRTMPVSSMPAFGQFATVPTDGLHFRGGRENETLYLLDGINVTDGLWGGFSIDQLGELMISSLETYSGTFDPRYGEAMSGVVNISTFDRIDARPKVAFKALTDKHGLDSQSHNTYSWEVMFNSALPFLKNVGLTFANRIYSTDGYIYGYIYPEYVNSEGRDKSGTPKKVPMQYLDTQFSFGKLVWKPSNALKVSLGGYYAKNQKGVYNHYFKYNPYGTPRVWLTDDLLYTKIDYTLTPKSFVKFYAANYERSFKSYVYDDPAKYDVLPQTGTAEFSITGEDWVYFDTYFKRKQAGVDYVNQLTRIHNISLGVNAEIMETRLTRRNPDGFAILEGYKFQPLHIGAYVNEKMEFMDMGLIVNLGLRFDYHQTKRKILDDLANLWDLEAPLKDEKPVSYVTPRLGISFPIAEKAAVRFGYGHYYQFPTYFKIYEGNFFNEITGEYRPNPALAEQQTGIAGLSIKPEKTVNYEVGIQNKISDVIALDVTGFYRKTSNLIGTMISQTPDGRRFQLLQNMDYATVKGVEVSFKKYFSDHFSATINYTYSRTFVSTSVLFTVPIDEARTFPANWDQPHVLSANIYFEADNGFGFSLYGSASSGLPYTRSQFDPNGERAPWIHSLDLNLFKNFKFMGMKQQFFVQILNVPNRKNVWWVYPDSGIPGDDANPATSHDYTNNPSMYGPGRVIQLGFKIWN from the coding sequence ATGAAAAAAGTAATATTGATTGTCGCGGCAGTTATCGTTGGTTTGTTGAGCGGCCATGCCCTGGCGCAAAACACAGGTAAAATCGTTGGGCAGGTGACGGACGCCGGTTCCGGAGAACCGCTGCCCGGATGCAACGTGTACATCGCCGGACTTAGTCTGGGCGCTTCGACCGATCAGGATGGCTACTATGTTATTTTGAACGTTCCGCCCGGGGTTTACGATGTTCACGCCAGCATGATCGGCTACACCGAACAGGTGCAAAAAGGGGTACGCGTTATGTCCAACCTGACGGCCCGCGTCAATTTTAAGCTGGCTCAGCAAATTCTGGAGGGCGAGCAAATTACCGTGGTGGCTTACAAAACCCCGCCCGTGCAAAAAGACCTGACTTACAAAATTCAGGCGGTAACGGCCGACGAAATTAGCCAGGTGCCTCTTTCGACCATGAAGGACATTCTGGTGCAACAGGCGGGCGTTGTTCCGCAGTTAAGAACCATGCCCGTTTCCAGCATGCCTGCTTTTGGACAGTTCGCCACCGTTCCCACCGACGGACTGCACTTTAGAGGCGGCCGCGAAAACGAAACCCTTTATCTGTTGGACGGGATTAACGTCACCGACGGCCTGTGGGGCGGTTTTAGTATCGATCAGTTAGGCGAACTGATGATCAGCTCGCTGGAAACCTATTCCGGAACCTTCGATCCGCGCTACGGCGAAGCCATGTCGGGCGTGGTTAACATTTCTACCTTTGACCGCATCGATGCGCGTCCAAAAGTGGCTTTTAAAGCGCTTACCGACAAACATGGCCTGGACAGCCAGTCGCACAACACCTACAGCTGGGAGGTAATGTTTAATTCGGCGCTGCCCTTTTTAAAAAATGTGGGGCTTACCTTTGCCAACCGTATTTACAGCACAGACGGCTACATTTACGGCTACATCTATCCGGAATATGTGAACAGCGAAGGACGCGATAAAAGCGGCACGCCCAAAAAGGTGCCCATGCAGTACCTGGACACACAATTTTCCTTTGGCAAACTCGTCTGGAAGCCTTCCAACGCCCTTAAAGTTTCGCTGGGCGGTTACTACGCCAAAAACCAGAAGGGCGTGTACAACCATTATTTTAAATATAATCCTTACGGCACGCCGCGCGTCTGGTTAACCGACGACCTGCTCTACACGAAAATCGATTACACCCTCACGCCTAAAAGTTTTGTAAAATTTTATGCGGCCAATTACGAACGCTCCTTTAAATCGTATGTTTACGACGACCCCGCCAAGTACGACGTTCTTCCTCAGACAGGCACGGCCGAGTTTTCCATTACCGGCGAAGACTGGGTCTATTTTGACACCTATTTCAAGCGCAAACAGGCGGGCGTGGATTATGTGAATCAATTGACGCGCATTCACAATATTTCGTTAGGCGTTAATGCCGAAATAATGGAAACACGCCTCACGCGCCGCAATCCCGACGGATTTGCCATTTTGGAAGGCTACAAGTTCCAGCCGCTGCACATCGGCGCTTATGTGAACGAAAAGATGGAATTCATGGACATGGGCCTGATCGTCAACCTGGGCCTGCGTTTTGACTACCACCAGACCAAACGTAAAATTCTGGACGATCTGGCTAATTTGTGGGATTTAGAAGCGCCCTTAAAAGACGAAAAGCCGGTCTCTTACGTTACGCCGCGTCTGGGCATCAGTTTCCCCATTGCCGAAAAGGCCGCCGTGCGTTTTGGCTACGGACACTATTACCAGTTCCCCACCTATTTTAAAATTTATGAAGGCAACTTCTTTAATGAGATCACCGGCGAGTACCGACCCAACCCTGCGCTGGCCGAACAGCAAACGGGCATCGCCGGGCTGAGCATCAAACCAGAAAAAACCGTAAATTATGAAGTGGGCATTCAGAACAAAATTTCCGATGTCATAGCCCTGGACGTAACCGGCTTTTACCGCAAAACCAGTAATTTAATCGGCACGATGATCAGTCAAACGCCGGACGGCCGACGTTTCCAATTATTGCAAAACATGGATTACGCCACGGTTAAAGGCGTTGAAGTTTCTTTTAAGAAATATTTCAGCGATCATTTTAGCGCGACCATCAACTACACCTATTCGCGCACCTTTGTCAGCACGTCGGTGCTGTTTACCGTGCCTATTGACGAGGCCCGAACCTTTCCGGCAAACTGGGATCAACCGCATGTGCTGAGCGCAAACATTTACTTTGAGGCGGACAACGGTTTCGGTTTTTCACTTTACGGCAGCGCATCCAGCGGTTTGCCCTACACCCGCTCTCAATTCGATCCCAACGGCGAGCGCGCGCCCTGGATTCATTCGCTGGATTTGAATCTGTTCAAAAACTTTAAGTTCATGGGCATGAAACAGCAGTTTTTTGTGCAAATTTTGAACGTGCCCAATCGTAAGAACGTGTGGTGGGTTTATCCCGATTCGGGCATACCCGGAGACGACGCCAATCCGGCGACCTCGCACGATTACACCAACAATCCCAGCATGTACGGTCCCGGTCGTGTCATTCAATTGGGTTTTAAAATCTGGAATTGA
- a CDS encoding Ig-like domain-containing protein, producing MAGKKSLIAYILLMAGLFGCLPDRMPPDPVENQRPEFRYFGQNDNATLNVPLNDPILMVFSEKMDLSTFPDNFKVESVSGAIPGTFEYVADIDSAVLFRPSENYNPAEVYQVSLSGGVRDIHGNSMIAPYKEDQPVTAWFFTTGQYGENGFPYVFIRDKSEKQIIHRVGKIDQYLDSLYMQADEEDYQTSNMKFTPDGQYLLVLNIKISKGTVTVIDPASLNTVRTLEVGLGPTNLTFTSDGRAIVANNSAKSFSVIDLSSLSVERTVPFTDGYKPKGVVYSPVTDRLYFFSSNDYKIRVVKASDYTVEKDLENVLVNNKKAADMEISPDGRYIYLAESRSDKVIVLDVQSEEALTIETGYGYNIDGVMSQDAYFLNFFRKVDKDFVGGILKIDLASQTIVEQLIWEKDMEEMDLTHGNELLYAITPQDSTVQIIETRTLKPLSQVKVPGSLKYIAISKNNYQN from the coding sequence ATGGCAGGAAAAAAATCATTAATCGCTTATATTTTGTTAATGGCCGGATTATTCGGTTGTCTTCCGGATCGCATGCCGCCCGATCCGGTGGAAAATCAGCGGCCGGAATTCCGCTATTTCGGACAGAACGATAATGCCACGCTTAATGTGCCGCTGAATGATCCCATCTTGATGGTTTTTAGCGAAAAGATGGATCTTTCCACCTTTCCCGATAATTTTAAGGTGGAAAGCGTCAGCGGAGCCATTCCGGGAACGTTTGAGTATGTTGCGGATATTGACAGCGCCGTGCTCTTCCGGCCTTCAGAAAACTACAATCCAGCCGAGGTGTACCAGGTTTCCCTCTCGGGCGGAGTGCGCGATATTCACGGAAACTCCATGATCGCCCCCTACAAAGAAGACCAGCCCGTCACGGCCTGGTTTTTCACAACCGGCCAGTACGGAGAAAACGGCTTCCCTTACGTTTTCATTCGCGACAAATCAGAAAAGCAAATCATCCATCGCGTGGGAAAGATCGATCAATATCTGGACAGTCTGTACATGCAAGCCGATGAAGAAGACTACCAGACATCCAACATGAAATTCACGCCAGACGGACAATACCTGCTGGTGCTGAATATCAAAATCAGCAAGGGAACCGTAACAGTTATTGATCCTGCAAGTCTGAACACGGTTCGTACTCTGGAAGTTGGCCTGGGACCTACCAATCTTACCTTCACCAGCGACGGTCGGGCCATTGTCGCTAACAACTCGGCCAAAAGCTTCAGCGTCATCGATCTTTCCAGCCTTTCCGTAGAGCGCACCGTACCGTTTACCGACGGCTACAAGCCCAAAGGCGTGGTTTACAGCCCGGTTACCGACAGGCTGTACTTCTTTTCTTCCAATGATTACAAAATACGCGTGGTAAAGGCCAGCGATTACACGGTGGAAAAAGACCTGGAAAACGTTCTGGTAAACAACAAAAAGGCGGCAGACATGGAAATATCGCCGGACGGACGCTACATCTATCTGGCCGAAAGCCGCTCCGATAAAGTGATTGTCCTGGATGTTCAGAGCGAAGAAGCCCTCACAATTGAAACCGGCTACGGTTACAATATTGACGGCGTTATGTCGCAGGACGCTTACTTTTTGAACTTTTTCCGAAAGGTAGATAAAGACTTTGTGGGTGGAATTTTAAAAATCGACCTGGCCAGTCAAACGATCGTGGAGCAGTTAATCTGGGAAAAAGACATGGAAGAGATGGATTTAACCCATGGCAATGAACTGCTGTACGCCATCACGCCGCAGGATTCCACCGTGCAGATTATCGAAACCAGGACGCTCAAACCACTCAGTCAGGTAAAAGTGCCTGGCAGCTTAAAGTACATTGCGATTAGTAAAAACAACTATCAAAATTAA
- a CDS encoding T9SS type A sorting domain-containing protein — protein MRFVITTFITLAMLLGFAFAQIEIDGDMLDWAGIEPLDQDPLIEPTGELPSYPDFDLKHLYITHDSANVYVRIDLADGASFDNFYNFENPPVFEFYMDTEIGDTTGFDWGWWNIAMNYYVNLATTLNPDSVEKYGELYHYTGNRIPTWAEGEFVFLGTLPMAVNDDGNSLEFAIPRDMVNFGSEFRPWVYSVANYQWGDGADQLPDAGGWYMLKYDFWYGGSVYAHHGDNIMSAIEIDGDMLDWASIPPADVDEIAEDLGDMPTGPEFDVKDVYVTSDSTYLYMRVDIDPSATFAGMYNNYTNAPAFQIFLDVNWGDTTGLGYGGFWRLAADYMVDLSAALHPDSTGNTTPIYQYVGDWMGAFEEFAPVPDAYAMFAKNDDDNAVEIAIPRAAINVDTDVRPWLYVVGDQNWDNEEYWPNTVVEGWSDAYPEVYYAYNYNFISGGSVHKIADKALSTAIEDQKTSAAVEGFGLVTNYPNPFNPQTTIEFTVTKKQPVTLTIFDITGQKIATLLNNQVLNPGRKHVTWHGLNQNGNPVASGIYFYSLSSDNFSVTKKMVLVR, from the coding sequence ATGCGCTTTGTCATTACCACCTTCATCACTCTGGCGATGCTGCTCGGCTTTGCATTCGCCCAGATCGAAATCGACGGCGACATGCTGGACTGGGCCGGCATCGAGCCTCTGGATCAGGATCCGTTGATTGAACCGACCGGCGAACTGCCGTCGTATCCGGATTTTGATCTCAAACATCTGTACATCACACACGATTCAGCTAACGTGTACGTACGGATTGACCTGGCCGACGGCGCCAGCTTCGATAACTTCTACAACTTCGAAAATCCGCCGGTATTCGAATTTTACATGGACACCGAAATCGGCGACACCACCGGATTCGACTGGGGCTGGTGGAACATTGCCATGAACTACTACGTGAATCTGGCCACCACGCTCAATCCCGATTCGGTCGAAAAATACGGCGAGCTTTACCACTACACCGGCAACCGTATTCCCACCTGGGCTGAAGGCGAGTTTGTATTTTTAGGCACTTTGCCCATGGCTGTTAACGACGACGGCAACTCACTGGAATTCGCCATTCCGCGCGATATGGTCAACTTTGGCAGTGAATTCCGTCCCTGGGTCTATTCTGTAGCTAATTATCAATGGGGCGACGGCGCCGACCAACTGCCCGATGCCGGCGGCTGGTACATGCTCAAATACGACTTCTGGTACGGCGGTTCGGTTTACGCCCATCACGGCGACAATATCATGTCTGCCATTGAAATTGACGGCGACATGCTGGACTGGGCCAGCATTCCTCCGGCCGATGTGGATGAAATTGCCGAAGACCTGGGCGACATGCCTACCGGCCCGGAATTTGACGTAAAAGATGTGTACGTGACCAGCGATTCCACTTACCTGTACATGCGCGTCGACATCGATCCTTCGGCCACCTTTGCCGGAATGTACAACAATTACACCAATGCGCCCGCTTTCCAGATTTTCCTGGATGTCAACTGGGGCGACACAACCGGTCTGGGCTACGGCGGTTTCTGGCGTCTGGCTGCCGATTATATGGTGGACTTAAGCGCAGCGCTGCATCCCGACAGCACGGGCAACACCACGCCGATCTATCAGTACGTGGGCGACTGGATGGGCGCCTTTGAAGAATTCGCTCCCGTACCGGATGCTTACGCCATGTTCGCTAAAAACGATGACGACAACGCGGTAGAAATTGCCATTCCGCGCGCCGCCATTAATGTCGATACGGATGTGCGCCCCTGGCTGTACGTGGTGGGCGATCAAAACTGGGATAACGAAGAATACTGGCCCAATACCGTCGTAGAAGGCTGGTCGGATGCCTATCCGGAAGTGTACTACGCCTATAACTACAACTTTATCAGCGGCGGTTCGGTGCACAAAATTGCAGACAAAGCGCTGTCAACGGCCATCGAAGACCAAAAAACAAGCGCCGCGGTAGAAGGCTTTGGTCTGGTGACCAATTATCCGAACCCCTTTAACCCGCAAACGACCATTGAATTTACGGTTACTAAAAAACAACCGGTTACACTGACCATTTTCGATATTACCGGTCAGAAGATCGCGACCCTGTTGAACAACCAGGTGCTCAATCCCGGACGCAAACACGTTACCTGGCATGGCCTGAACCAGAACGGCAATCCTGTCGCTTCCGGAATTTACTTTTACTCACTGAGCTCGGATAACTTCTCGGTTACCAAAAAGATGGTATTGGTCCGTTAA
- a CDS encoding DUF4832 domain-containing protein, translating into MAKLNSLNKRLAQVVGAISLFLLLSSSLPAGTIVYDSTDAIFFNPERGFCSQIDNPVSLSLINSLKSQAVSVIQRIYTIPQFRDQALDQNFLDLVEQDFNTARKGGVKLVVRFSYTNDINGQDAPLNIILTHIDQLKPLLQKHYDVIAYMEAGFIGAWGEWYYSTNNLNNTEDRRTVLFALLDALPAQRCVVVRTPDYKRKIFNDPNPLTLEEAFSGSKKARTGAHNDCFLADQTDAGTYLWNDIQGDKDYLHQDNQFVPQGGETCSPSAYSGCANALKDLAYMHWSVLNKDYNRDVLDAWEQEGCMPEIERRLGYRFRLLQAAITDSARPGGAIDVQFSLVNRGFASLYNPRNLELVLRERTTNKKYRLLTPEDPRYWFSGDTVQVAVQGGLPADMPAGEYEIFIHLADPAPALHDRPEYAIRLANANIWEDSTGYNALLHQITVDPNVVMDDYTGDLIFEPFTSSASGSSSINIDGLFDDWQNVPQLDTAPDEEQAGDALNADVDLVDLWAADDEDFIYISFSLQGVMKDGYFYHVFFDCDLDTSTGFHSAGSYAGIDYMVENTSLWKYTGVSGEWSWSYKGEIGLQKGQNEPNRVELAVDRNLLAEAGLRDVLGLLFNVNDNNPNVDDDYAPDAYTERSYSYALSVTALPRQESGQMVPEQYVIKTYPNPFNGQVTIHYASPHDALQRAEIYNALGQKIRIFTFPDLLSTTFQWNGQDQRGISAGSGFYVLKLITRNNAKFSKLILLK; encoded by the coding sequence ATGGCAAAACTAAATTCGTTGAATAAACGTCTGGCGCAGGTTGTCGGCGCCATTTCACTATTCCTTTTACTCAGCAGTTCGCTGCCAGCCGGAACCATTGTTTACGACAGCACCGACGCCATATTCTTTAATCCGGAGCGCGGATTCTGTTCGCAAATCGACAATCCGGTTTCGCTTTCGCTGATCAACAGCTTAAAAAGCCAGGCGGTTTCGGTCATTCAACGCATTTACACCATTCCCCAGTTTCGGGATCAGGCGCTGGATCAGAATTTTCTCGATCTGGTTGAACAGGATTTCAACACGGCGCGCAAAGGCGGCGTTAAGCTGGTGGTGCGTTTTTCCTACACCAACGACATCAACGGCCAGGACGCCCCGTTAAACATCATTTTAACGCACATCGATCAACTCAAGCCCTTGCTGCAAAAGCACTACGACGTCATCGCTTACATGGAAGCGGGCTTTATCGGCGCCTGGGGCGAATGGTACTACTCCACCAATAATTTGAACAATACAGAAGATCGCCGGACGGTTTTGTTTGCTCTGTTAGATGCGCTGCCGGCGCAACGCTGCGTGGTGGTTCGCACGCCGGATTACAAGCGTAAAATTTTTAACGATCCCAATCCGCTGACCCTGGAAGAAGCCTTTAGCGGCAGCAAAAAAGCGCGCACCGGCGCCCACAACGATTGCTTTTTAGCGGATCAGACCGACGCAGGCACCTACTTATGGAACGACATCCAGGGCGACAAAGACTACCTGCATCAGGACAACCAGTTTGTGCCCCAGGGCGGCGAAACGTGCAGCCCCAGCGCCTATTCTGGCTGCGCCAACGCCTTAAAAGACCTGGCCTACATGCACTGGTCGGTGCTTAACAAAGATTACAACCGCGACGTGCTGGACGCCTGGGAGCAGGAAGGCTGCATGCCGGAAATCGAGCGCCGCCTGGGCTACCGATTTCGATTGCTGCAGGCCGCCATCACCGACAGCGCCAGACCGGGCGGAGCGATCGACGTGCAGTTTTCGCTGGTAAATCGGGGTTTTGCCAGCCTGTACAATCCGCGCAATCTGGAGCTGGTGTTAAGAGAACGTACCACGAACAAAAAGTACCGTTTGCTCACCCCGGAGGATCCGCGCTACTGGTTTTCCGGCGACACGGTTCAGGTTGCCGTTCAGGGCGGACTGCCGGCCGACATGCCTGCCGGCGAGTACGAAATTTTTATCCATCTGGCCGACCCGGCGCCGGCCCTGCACGATCGTCCGGAATACGCCATTCGTCTGGCCAACGCCAATATCTGGGAAGATTCCACCGGTTACAACGCTCTGCTGCATCAAATCACAGTTGACCCCAACGTTGTCATGGATGATTACACCGGCGACTTGATCTTTGAGCCCTTTACTTCAAGCGCCAGCGGCAGTTCTTCCATCAACATCGACGGGCTGTTTGACGACTGGCAAAATGTGCCGCAACTGGACACGGCGCCGGACGAAGAGCAGGCCGGCGACGCGCTCAATGCCGATGTGGATCTGGTCGATTTGTGGGCGGCCGACGATGAAGATTTTATTTACATCAGCTTTAGTTTACAGGGCGTTATGAAAGATGGCTATTTTTACCACGTCTTTTTCGATTGTGATCTGGACACATCTACCGGCTTTCACAGCGCAGGCAGCTATGCCGGCATCGATTACATGGTGGAAAACACCTCGCTGTGGAAATACACCGGCGTCAGCGGCGAGTGGAGCTGGTCTTACAAAGGTGAAATCGGTCTGCAAAAAGGTCAAAACGAGCCCAACCGCGTGGAGCTGGCGGTCGATCGCAATCTGCTGGCCGAAGCCGGTTTAAGGGATGTTCTGGGCCTGCTCTTTAACGTTAACGACAATAATCCCAACGTGGACGATGACTACGCGCCCGACGCTTACACCGAACGCAGCTATTCCTACGCTCTGAGCGTTACCGCGCTGCCGCGCCAGGAATCGGGGCAAATGGTTCCAGAACAATACGTAATAAAAACCTATCCCAATCCCTTTAACGGGCAGGTTACCATTCACTACGCTTCGCCGCACGATGCGCTGCAGAGGGCGGAAATTTACAATGCCCTGGGGCAAAAGATCAGGATATTTACTTTTCCTGATCTCTTAAGCACCACTTTTCAATGGAACGGCCAGGATCAACGCGGCATTTCTGCTGGCAGCGGTTTTTACGTTTTAAAATTAATCACCAGGAACAATGCAAAATTTTCGAAACTTATCCTGTTAAAATAA
- a CDS encoding amidohydrolase family protein — translation MKIVFKNFSLFLTLLLLFAACSNKSGDEGKSEPPLSETLLLNDYNPQSIYRIPRTEVKRARYPIIDIHSHPYAQSEQDIERWLQIMDEAGIEKTIILTCSYGEAFDSIAAIYSKYGDRFELWCGFDYTGYDQPGWAEKAVAELERCVRMGARGVGELGDKGLGMYYSNLFARRPGTKAKGMHLDDPRMDLLLKKCGEMGIPVNVHVADPIWMYQPMDSTNDGLMNAYTWRIKKEKGILLHDQLINMLENAVKRHPNTTFIACHFANLSYDLTRLGKMLEKYPNLWADNSARYAETATIPRFVRAFYQKYQDRLLYGTDNYFDPHMYRVTFRILETADEHFYEKNLFNYHWAYYGFDLPDAVLKKLYRQNALRLLQQRDEKLKRYLKKAEIAYH, via the coding sequence ATGAAAATCGTATTTAAAAATTTTAGTCTGTTTTTAACGTTACTGCTTTTGTTCGCCGCCTGTTCTAATAAATCAGGGGACGAAGGTAAATCCGAACCCCCATTATCCGAAACGCTGCTTTTAAATGATTACAATCCGCAGTCCATTTACCGCATCCCGCGCACCGAGGTCAAGCGCGCCAGATATCCGATAATCGACATTCATTCTCATCCTTACGCTCAGAGCGAACAGGACATCGAAAGATGGTTGCAGATCATGGACGAAGCGGGCATCGAAAAGACAATCATTCTTACCTGCTCCTACGGCGAAGCCTTTGACTCCATCGCCGCCATTTACAGCAAATACGGCGATCGTTTTGAGCTGTGGTGCGGATTTGACTACACGGGTTACGATCAACCGGGCTGGGCGGAAAAAGCCGTTGCCGAACTGGAACGTTGCGTGCGCATGGGCGCCAGAGGCGTGGGCGAATTAGGCGATAAAGGCTTGGGCATGTACTACTCCAATCTTTTTGCCCGTCGGCCCGGAACCAAGGCCAAAGGAATGCACCTCGACGATCCACGGATGGATCTTTTACTAAAAAAGTGCGGCGAAATGGGCATCCCGGTTAATGTGCACGTGGCCGATCCCATCTGGATGTACCAGCCGATGGATTCCACCAACGACGGCCTGATGAATGCTTACACCTGGCGCATCAAAAAAGAGAAAGGCATTTTGTTGCACGATCAGCTCATCAACATGCTGGAAAACGCGGTGAAAAGACATCCCAACACCACCTTCATCGCCTGTCACTTTGCCAATCTCTCTTACGATTTAACGCGACTGGGGAAAATGCTGGAAAAATACCCCAACCTGTGGGCCGACAATTCCGCACGCTACGCCGAAACGGCCACCATTCCCCGTTTTGTCCGCGCCTTTTACCAGAAATACCAGGATCGATTGCTTTACGGCACGGACAACTACTTCGATCCGCACATGTACCGCGTTACCTTTCGCATCCTGGAAACCGCAGACGAGCACTTTTACGAAAAAAATCTTTTTAACTATCACTGGGCTTATTACGGCTTTGATCTGCCGGATGCCGTTTTGAAAAAACTTTATCGCCAGAACGCTTTGCGCCTGCTGCAGCAGCGCGATGAAAAATTAAAACGCTATTTAAAAAAGGCGGAGATTGCATACCATTGA
- a CDS encoding class II fructose-bisphosphate aldolase, translating into MHTSLKQALQNGQTLLACNFYNLETLQGVLQAAAEMQRPIILQLTASSIEYMGLQTAVNMARTAIKEAGAQAWLHLDHAASPELVLRCLEAGFDSVMIDASDRPFEENLAVTQKVVAMARPFGALVEAELGYVAKLGQSTEKTGFTEPHEAAQFVEQSGVDLLAVAIGSAHGFYKQTPRLDIERLKAIRQATPAALVLHGSSGIPVEQIRAAINAGIQKINLATEIKNIFMQTLKKTLKTTDEIDLRKVFPAARQEVTQLVKNKMEALDL; encoded by the coding sequence ATGCACACAAGCTTAAAACAGGCCTTACAAAACGGACAAACGCTGTTAGCCTGCAACTTTTACAATCTGGAAACCCTGCAAGGCGTTTTGCAGGCGGCGGCTGAAATGCAAAGACCGATTATTCTGCAATTAACCGCCAGCTCCATCGAGTACATGGGCCTGCAGACGGCTGTTAACATGGCGCGCACGGCCATTAAAGAAGCAGGCGCGCAGGCCTGGCTGCATCTGGATCACGCCGCATCGCCTGAACTGGTTCTAAGATGCCTGGAAGCGGGCTTTGATTCGGTGATGATCGACGCCAGCGACCGTCCTTTTGAAGAGAATCTGGCGGTGACGCAAAAGGTGGTGGCCATGGCCCGTCCGTTTGGCGCGCTGGTGGAGGCGGAATTAGGTTACGTGGCCAAGCTGGGCCAGTCCACCGAAAAGACCGGCTTTACCGAACCGCATGAGGCGGCGCAATTTGTCGAACAGAGCGGCGTGGATTTACTGGCCGTGGCCATCGGTTCGGCGCACGGCTTTTACAAGCAAACGCCCAGGCTGGACATCGAACGCCTTAAAGCTATTCGTCAGGCCACCCCAGCCGCGCTGGTGCTGCACGGCAGTTCGGGCATTCCCGTCGAACAAATTAGGGCGGCCATCAACGCCGGTATTCAAAAAATCAATCTGGCCACAGAAATCAAAAATATCTTCATGCAAACTTTGAAAAAAACCTTAAAAACCACAGATGAAATTGATTTAAGAAAGGTCTTTCCCGCCGCGCGGCAGGAAGTAACCCAACTGGTCAAAAACAAAATGGAAGCGCTTGACTTATGA